The following DNA comes from Candidatus Palauibacter australiensis.
CGACATCTTCCGGCCTTCCACCAGAAGGTGCTCGGCATGGAGCCAGAAGTTCGAGAACGTCTTCCCGGTCACCCCTTCCGACTGAGCGATCTCGTTCGTGTGATGCGGGAAGAGGTTGTCGACCCCTCCGGTATGGATATCCAGCGTTTCGCCAAGGTGGTGCATCGCCATCGCCGAGCACTCGAGATGCCAGCCGGGCCGGCCGGGCCCCCACGGAGAATCCCACACGGCTGCGGCGCCATCGGCCTCCGCGCCGCGGTCGCCGCCCTTCCAGAGGACGAAGTCTCTCGGATCATCCTTGTCGTACTCCTCATCTCCCGTGGCCCTGCCGGTCGCCGCGAGGCCACCGCAGTCGATCCCGGCCAGCCGCCCGTACCCGGGGGAACGCCCGATCGCGAAGTACACGGAACCTTCGCTCTCGTAGGTGAGTCCCCGTTCGGAGAGGGCCTCGATCAGCCGGATCATCCCCTCGACGAAGCGGGTCGCCCGCGGCCGATGCTCGGGTTCCTCGAGCCCCAGCGTGTCCCAGTCCTCGAGGAACATCTCGATCACGGGATCGGTGACCTCGGCCAGTGGCACGCCCCGGCCGGAGGCCGCCGCGATCGTCCGATCATCGACATCGGTCAGGTTCATGACCTGGCAGACTTCGTATCCCTTGAACCGGAGGTAGCGACGCAGCAGATCTTCCCACGCAAAGGCGCGGAAGTTCCCGATATGCGCGCGGTCGTACACCGTGGGCCCGCAGGTGTACATCCGCACCCGGCCCGGTTCGACGGTCTTGAACGGGCGGAGCTGTCGCGCGAGGGAGTCGTAGAGGCGGAGACTCATCGCCCGCCCGGGGGGAGGTAGCGTTCCGTTCGCCAAGCGCGATACGCGGCGATCTCTCCGGCCCGACGTTCGCGGGAAATCTGCAGACAACCACCCAGCTGGCGATCCGACCGGTCGAGGATGAGTCCCGCGAGGACGCCGGCCTCGCGCGCGAATGCGAGTTCGTCCAGCGGCTCGTACGCGGGCCCGCCGAACAGGAGTCGAGCCACGATCCAGCCGTCGATGAAGCCGTCGACGGCCTCGACTTCCCGTGAGACGAGCAACTCGCAGGCCACGTCCGGATCCTGGCGCACGGCGTGCATGCGCAGGACCGCGTAGCTCTCGTACGCCCGGCCGGCCTCCCGCAGATTCCCCGGCATCACGAGCGCAGCGCTCGAATCCGTCACGACTTCGACCGCGTTCCATGGCCACGCGTCCCGCGCCTCGGATTCGTCCAGGTCTCGTCCGAACGACCGGAAGTAGAGAACGAGAGGGTCCTCCACGAGATCGGTCACAAGGGAATCGGAACGATCCCGGAAGCGGAGGAGGAGATCGGCCTCGAACTCCACGACGCTGCCCGAAGGGG
Coding sequences within:
- the cysS gene encoding cysteine--tRNA ligase, with product MSLRLYDSLARQLRPFKTVEPGRVRMYTCGPTVYDRAHIGNFRAFAWEDLLRRYLRFKGYEVCQVMNLTDVDDRTIAAASGRGVPLAEVTDPVIEMFLEDWDTLGLEEPEHRPRATRFVEGMIRLIEALSERGLTYESEGSVYFAIGRSPGYGRLAGIDCGGLAATGRATGDEEYDKDDPRDFVLWKGGDRGAEADGAAAVWDSPWGPGRPGWHLECSAMAMHHLGETLDIHTGGVDNLFPHHTNEIAQSEGVTGKTFSNFWLHAEHLLVEGRKMSKSLGNCFTIPELVERGYAPSAIRYLLLSGHYRTQLNFTFDGLKAATKAVTRLHEFRNRAREAGDAETDASRDIEEAATRAGAAFEAAMDDDLNVSEALSAVFGLVREANHLLDAAHPRAPSGTDAALAVIDAFDRVFGVLAVRDRESSGGDDELVAWATARVGERERARASRDFARADAIRAELEARGAIVEDLADFTRLRVDGRTIQVPRPLRTAR